One Faecalispora anaeroviscerum genomic window carries:
- a CDS encoding D-2-hydroxyacid dehydrogenase, with the protein MKCLIIDAVHSSISEELGKYMQVDTHMLPTQQELAKLIPDYDVLVMRVDPAINKEILDAAKKLKVIGVCSVGLNHIDLETAKAKGIQVFNAPGLNANAVAELTISKMLDMARHTIPADADVKANHNWDKYKFVGSELRGKTLGILGFGRIGRRVGELGRAFLMNVVAYDPFLKAEDFEKEHAKGMEIDELLKVADYISIHIPLTPDTKDLFNAESIAKMKSNAVVLNMSRGGIVNEQDIYEALKANKVGGYASDVMENELAAGGLVEGATFDSPLFGCDNFIVTPHLGAQTVDASRDIGVFITGKLKDALGLH; encoded by the coding sequence ATGAAATGTCTTATTATTGACGCTGTCCATAGCTCGATTTCGGAAGAACTGGGCAAGTACATGCAGGTTGACACCCACATGCTCCCCACCCAGCAGGAGCTGGCAAAACTGATCCCTGACTATGACGTTCTGGTCATGCGTGTAGATCCCGCAATCAACAAGGAAATTTTGGATGCAGCTAAAAAGCTGAAGGTGATTGGTGTGTGCTCCGTCGGCTTGAATCACATCGACTTGGAGACCGCCAAGGCGAAGGGAATTCAGGTGTTCAACGCACCTGGCCTGAACGCCAACGCTGTGGCTGAGCTGACCATTTCTAAAATGTTGGATATGGCTCGTCACACCATCCCCGCGGATGCCGACGTCAAAGCCAATCACAACTGGGATAAATATAAGTTTGTCGGCAGCGAGCTGAGAGGCAAAACACTGGGCATTTTGGGATTTGGTCGCATCGGTCGCCGTGTGGGCGAACTGGGCCGTGCTTTCCTGATGAACGTAGTGGCTTATGATCCCTTCCTCAAAGCAGAAGATTTTGAGAAAGAGCATGCCAAAGGCATGGAGATTGATGAACTGCTGAAGGTTGCTGACTATATCTCCATTCACATTCCTCTGACTCCCGATACCAAGGATCTGTTTAATGCAGAATCCATTGCCAAGATGAAGTCTAATGCTGTGGTTCTGAACATGAGCCGCGGAGGCATTGTCAACGAGCAGGATATTTATGAGGCTCTGAAGGCTAATAAAGTTGGCGGCTATGCTTCTGACGTAATGGAAAATGAGCTGGCGGCCGGTGGTCTGGTTGAGGGCGCTACCTTCGATTCTCCCCTGTTTGGTTGCGATAACTTTATCGTTACCCCTCATTTGGGAGCGCAGACGGTCGACGCATCCCGCGACATCGGCGTGTTCATTACTGGCAAGCTGAAGGACGCTTTGGGTCTGCACTAA
- a CDS encoding manganese catalase family protein yields the protein MSSVEKDTLLQYGGPDGELGASLRYLSQRFTMPYPELKAILTDIGTEELGHLEMIGAIVYQLTRNLTPEQIKEAGYDSYFVSHTTGIYPVDASGVPFTAAALAVSGDPITDLHEDLSAEQKARTTYDNILRFCDDPDVIDPIRFLRQREVVHYQRFGEAKRTKRIQSTAFRNTGFSEGC from the coding sequence ATTTCTTCAGTAGAAAAGGATACCCTTTTGCAGTATGGAGGACCCGACGGGGAACTCGGCGCTTCTCTTCGCTACCTGAGCCAGCGGTTCACTATGCCGTACCCCGAGCTAAAAGCAATATTGACAGATATCGGCACGGAAGAACTGGGGCATCTTGAAATGATTGGCGCGATTGTGTACCAGTTGACCAGAAATCTGACTCCAGAGCAAATCAAAGAGGCTGGCTATGATTCGTATTTTGTCAGTCATACGACAGGGATTTACCCCGTAGATGCCAGCGGAGTTCCTTTTACGGCGGCAGCATTGGCGGTTTCCGGAGACCCCATTACCGATTTGCATGAGGATTTGTCTGCAGAACAAAAAGCCCGCACTACCTACGACAACATTTTGCGCTTCTGCGATGATCCTGACGTTATCGACCCCATTCGATTCCTTCGTCAAAGAGAAGTCGTTCATTACCAGCGCTTCGGTGAAGCAAAGCGCACAAAACGGATACAATCAACAGCCTTCAGAAACACTGGTTTTTCTGAAGGCTGTTGA
- a CDS encoding SLC13 family permease translates to MFAVLSMLVVPPSTKYLSYIDFKTLSCLFCLMASILGLQAEGILEKASLLICSRISNSRVLTFFLVFACYFLSMLVTNDVALITIIPTTLAILSACELDEWSAYIVVLQTIAANVGSAMTPFGNPQNLYLFSRYQIGLADFFVSMLPVGLLGGLLLAAGCLLISPLPLQPPPIPEKNHPRPQKIVLYCMLFLLSVASVFNWLPYQATLLVLLAVLIPLDRKTLASVDYSLLATFFFIFVLVGNLGSIESVDTFLSCFTQNSTIFSAILTSQFISNVPAAILLSGFTEHARQLLIGVNIGGLGTLIASMASVISYKFYISIYQKSTGRYLKLFTVLNLVFLAVLTVFELVWSC, encoded by the coding sequence GTGTTCGCAGTTTTGTCCATGCTCGTGGTTCCTCCTTCCACGAAATATTTATCTTATATTGATTTTAAAACATTATCCTGCCTGTTCTGCCTAATGGCTTCTATTCTGGGCCTTCAGGCTGAAGGAATTCTGGAAAAAGCGTCTCTGTTGATCTGTTCGCGAATCTCAAACTCGCGCGTGCTGACTTTTTTTCTGGTATTTGCCTGCTATTTTCTTTCAATGCTGGTAACAAACGATGTTGCACTGATTACGATTATCCCAACCACGCTGGCGATTCTTTCCGCCTGCGAGCTAGATGAATGGAGTGCTTATATTGTAGTATTGCAGACCATTGCCGCCAATGTTGGTTCTGCCATGACGCCCTTTGGCAATCCGCAAAACCTCTATTTGTTTTCGCGGTACCAAATAGGGCTTGCTGATTTTTTTGTCAGCATGCTCCCCGTTGGTCTGTTGGGCGGGCTATTGCTGGCGGCCGGCTGTCTGTTAATTTCTCCATTGCCTCTCCAGCCTCCGCCTATCCCAGAGAAAAATCATCCGCGCCCCCAAAAAATTGTGCTGTATTGCATGCTGTTTCTGCTATCTGTTGCTTCCGTATTTAATTGGCTGCCTTATCAGGCAACCCTCCTTGTGCTCCTCGCTGTCCTCATTCCATTGGACAGAAAAACGCTCGCAAGTGTGGACTACAGCTTATTGGCAACCTTTTTTTTCATCTTTGTTTTAGTGGGGAATCTAGGAAGTATTGAGTCAGTTGACACATTTTTGTCCTGCTTTACACAGAATAGCACGATATTTTCAGCCATTCTCACGAGTCAGTTCATCAGTAATGTTCCGGCCGCGATTCTTCTTTCCGGTTTTACCGAACATGCACGCCAGCTGCTGATTGGGGTAAACATCGGCGGGCTGGGCACACTGATCGCATCAATGGCTAGCGTGATTTCGTACAAATTCTACATAAGTATTTATCAGAAGAGCACGGGGCGGTATTTAAAGCTCTTCACCGTGCTGAACCTGGTGTTTCTCGCTGTTCTAACGGTATTCGAACTCGTTTGGTCGTGTTAA
- a CDS encoding recombinase family protein, which produces MKIAAAYIRVSTEDQAEYSPDSQIRLIRDYAAHNGMTVPDEYLFTDEGISGKSTKNRTQFNRMIGIAKQKPKPFEAILLWKFSRFARSRQDSIVYKTMLRRQLGIDVISITELLGDDKMSILMEAIIEAMDEYYSINLAEEVTRGMTEKAGRGEPVSIPSFGYDIIDKRYVIRPEQAEVVRMIFADYLSGMGAAEIARKINAMGVPTNRGNSWAGRTVNYVLNNPVYLGKIRWTPGGVGWGGNHDSLQENILPGLHEPIIDQVTWDLAQRQKKQFRKIYPKYSRNTPPQKGEYLLRGLVRCGACGGTLARLGKDSLQCVNYNHGRCDVSHSVSISKLNAVVLAGIRQALEDDLFTLRPLPEAAGADLSRMAEKALQHQQSRLLRAKKAYASGVDTLEEYRANKESVEKEIVRIQKELSAVKSEQGGRQSSQKQSILAVLRDEKIGNATKNELLRLFVDHIVFDRRGKTVEIVFLQ; this is translated from the coding sequence ATGAAAATTGCGGCGGCTTATATCCGGGTTTCCACAGAGGATCAGGCCGAATATAGCCCGGACAGCCAGATTAGACTGATCCGCGACTATGCCGCGCACAATGGGATGACCGTGCCGGATGAATACCTATTCACCGATGAGGGGATCAGCGGAAAATCTACCAAGAACCGCACACAGTTTAACCGGATGATCGGAATTGCAAAGCAAAAGCCAAAGCCGTTTGAAGCGATCCTGCTGTGGAAATTCAGCCGCTTTGCACGCAGCCGACAAGACAGCATCGTGTACAAAACAATGCTGCGCAGGCAGCTTGGCATCGATGTGATCTCCATTACCGAACTGCTCGGCGACGATAAAATGTCCATCCTGATGGAAGCGATCATCGAGGCTATGGATGAGTATTACAGCATCAATCTGGCCGAGGAGGTTACCCGTGGGATGACCGAAAAGGCCGGTCGGGGAGAGCCGGTTTCGATTCCCTCCTTTGGGTACGACATCATCGATAAGCGGTATGTGATCCGGCCGGAGCAGGCAGAGGTGGTGCGCATGATTTTTGCGGACTATCTGTCCGGGATGGGAGCAGCTGAAATCGCGCGCAAAATCAATGCAATGGGCGTACCGACAAACCGGGGGAATTCCTGGGCGGGACGGACGGTGAACTATGTGCTGAATAACCCCGTGTACCTCGGCAAAATCCGTTGGACGCCGGGAGGAGTGGGGTGGGGAGGTAACCACGACAGTCTGCAAGAAAATATTCTTCCCGGCCTGCATGAACCGATTATCGATCAGGTGACTTGGGATCTTGCACAGAGACAGAAAAAACAGTTCCGGAAGATCTATCCCAAGTATTCGAGAAATACCCCGCCACAGAAAGGGGAGTATCTTCTGCGCGGCCTCGTCCGCTGCGGCGCGTGCGGCGGCACCCTTGCAAGGCTCGGCAAGGACAGCCTGCAGTGTGTCAATTATAATCACGGCCGGTGCGACGTGTCCCACAGCGTTTCCATTTCAAAGCTGAATGCCGTGGTTTTGGCCGGAATTCGGCAGGCGCTGGAAGATGATCTCTTTACGCTGCGCCCGCTACCAGAAGCTGCGGGTGCAGATCTTTCCCGGATGGCAGAAAAAGCACTGCAGCACCAGCAAAGCAGGCTTCTGCGCGCAAAAAAAGCGTATGCCTCGGGCGTCGATACCCTGGAGGAATACAGGGCGAACAAAGAAAGCGTTGAGAAAGAAATTGTGCGGATACAAAAAGAGCTGTCCGCTGTAAAATCAGAGCAAGGAGGAAGGCAGAGCAGTCAAAAACAAAGTATTCTTGCCGTTCTACGCGATGAAAAAATCGGGAACGCCACCAAAAACGAACTGCTCCGTTTGTTCGTTGACCATATTGTATTTGACCGAAGGGGCAAAACGGTTGAAATCGTATTTCTTCAGTAG